From one Magnolia sinica isolate HGM2019 chromosome 18, MsV1, whole genome shotgun sequence genomic stretch:
- the LOC131232724 gene encoding uncharacterized protein LOC131232724, with protein sequence MNCLCNAADILPPKPTPLHFPFVHTPKNLHPFTVRFNMPIAPRKTHNLIASLSPSPSLRPLPSNPNKGKSWQIEAMPADNLDVDMVRNSDGVWTARQKKVVVLWDLDNKPPRGPPYEAAMALRDIAQRFGDVVDISAYANRHAFIHLPQWVLEERRDRHRMDILERKGLSVPSEPYVCGVCGRKCRTNLDLKKHFKQLHERERQKKLSRMRSLKGKKRQRYKERFVSGNHKYQEAARELIKPRVGYGLASELRRAGVFVKTVEDKPQAADWALKRQMQHSMSRGIDWLFLVSDDSDFSDMLRRARESDLRTVVIGDGRRALSHHADIWVPWIGVETGEVGEEDLRPQRRDGQSEREEDGFFSLTHFEGEDDDEESDADCVVDEILVRNSGFGSIRISAFSEEEWDGEEFDDRSLSSSFMDMDLHCYSEGDEREEGYY encoded by the coding sequence ATGAATTGCCTCTGCAATGCAGCAGACATTCTCCCTCCTAAGCCCACTCCTCTGCACTTTCCTTTTGTCCACACACCCAAAAACCTTCACCCTTTTACTGTCAGATTCAACATGCCAATTGCCCCAAGAAAGACCCACAACCTAATTGCCTCCCTCTCTCCTTCCCCCTCTCTCAGGCCCCTACCTTCAAACCCTAACAAAGGCAAGAGCTGGCAAATAGAAGCCATGCCTGCTGACAATCTAGATGTGGATATGGTAAGAAACAGTGACGGCGTTTGGACTGCCAGGCAGAAGAAGGTGGTGGTCCTTTGGGACCTTGACAACAAGCCCCCGCGTGGACCACCCTATGAGGCTGCCATGGCTCTACGGGACATCGCTCAGCGCTTTGGTGATGTTGTTGACATCTCTGCCTATGCTAACCGCCACGCATTCATCCACCTCCCGCAGTGGGTCCTGGAGGAGCGCCGTGACCGTCACCGCATGGACATCCTTGAGCGCAAGGGCCTTTCTGTCCCTTCTGAGCCCTATGTCTGCGGTGTTTGTGGCCGCAAGTGCCGCACGAATCTCGACCTTAAGAAGCACTTCAAGCAGCTCCACGAGCGGGAACGCCAAAAGAAGTTGAGCCGCATGCGCTCACTGAAGGGGAAGAAGCGGCAGCGGTACAAGGAGCGGTTTGTATCTGGCAACCACAAATATCAGGAGGCTGCCAGGGAGTTGATCAAACCACGGGTTGGGTATGGCCTGGCCTCAGAGCTGCGGCGGGCTGGGGTGTTCGTGAAGACAGTGGAAGACAAGCCGCAAGCAGCCGACTGGGCACTCAAGCGGCAGATGCAACACTCCATGAGCCGCGGAATTGATTGGCTCTTCTTGGTCTCTGACGACTCGGATTTCTCTGACATGCTTAGGAGGGCAAGGGAGTCTGACTTGCGGACTGTTGTTATTGGGGATGGGCGGAGGGCATTGAGCCACCATGCTGACATCTGGGTTCCATGGATTGGGGTCGAGACTGGGGAGGTGGGTGAGGAGGACCTACGACCTCAAAGGAGAGATGGACAATCAGAGAGGGAGGAGGATGGTTTCTTTTCACTGACACATTTTGAAGGCGAGGATGACGATGAAGAGAGCGATGCAGATTGTGTTGTTGATGAGATTCTAGTTAGAAACTCTGGCTTTGGAAGTATCAGGATTTCAGCGTTTTCAGAGGAGGAATGGGATGGTGAAGAATTTGACGATCGGAGCCTCAGCTCGTCTTTTATGGACATGGATTTGCATTGTTATAGTgagggagatgaaagagaagaagGGTACTATTGA